The genomic segment TCGGCTTCGCCATCCCGTCGACCATCGCGCATTCGGTGATCGACCAGCTGCGCGAATACGGCCGCACCCGCCGCGGCTGGCTGGGCGTGCGCATCCAGCAGGTCACGCCGGAGATCGCCGAAAGTCTGGACCTGGACCATGCGCGTGGCGCGCTGATCGCCAGCGTCACCACCGACGGCCCGGCCGACGTGGCCGGCATCGAGGCCGGCGACGTGGTGCTGGAATTCGCCGGCCGTCCGGTGACCGACATGCGCCGGCTGCCGCGCATCGTCGCCGAGACGGCGATCGGGACGGAGGTGCCGGCCGTGGTCTGGCGCCGCGGCGAAGCGGTGACGGTGACCGTGGTGGTCGGCGAGCTCGACGAGACCGAGACCGCCGCCGGAACGGCGCCGCCGGCGGACCCCAACCAGTCGCAGAACGAGGCCGCGGTGGCCGAGCTCGGTTTGACGCTGGCAACGATCAGCGGCGAGCGGCGCGAGCAGTTCAACCTCGGCGTCGACACCGAGGGCGTGGTGGTGGTGGCGGTCGAGCCCGGCGGCCCCGCCGACCTGAAAGGCATTGTGCCCGGCGACGTGATCGTCGAGGTCATGCAGGAGGCCGTGACCTCGCCCGGCGAAGTGGCGATGCGCGTGCGCGAGGCGCAGGAGGTGGGGCGGCGTTCCGTCCTGGTGCTGATCGACCGCGGCGGCGAGCTGCGCTTCGAGGCCATCCGCATCCAGTAGCGGCCGGCCGGGCAGCCGGCCTCAGCGCATGGTCGGGTCGTTGCGGCTGAAGGCGTCGGCCTCGGCCGCAATCCAGTCGCGGAACGCCACGATCTTGGGCAGGGCGGCGCGTTCCGGCAGCGTCACGGTATAGACCGACATCGGGCACTCGATCGAGACCGAGAGCGGACGCACCAGGCGGCCCGTCTCCAGCTCGATGGCGGCCAGGGTCGAGCGCGCAAGCGCGACGCCCTGCCCGTGGATCGCGGCCTGGACCATCAGCGCACCCTGGTTGTAGCCGGGGCCCGTCGTCGGGTCGGCACGGCGCACCCCGAACCGCTTCAGGAAATAGGGCCAGCCGTTGCTGGTTTCGTCGTGCCGCCAGTCGTCGTCGTGCAGCAGGATCGCCTGGGCGAGGTCGCCGATGGCGCGGATGGCGCGCGGCCCCGCCATCAGCTGCGGGCTGCACACCGGGAACAGCCGCTCGCGCAGCAGCAGCCGGGTCTCCAGGCCCGGATAGTTGCCCCAGCCGAAGCGCACGGCGAGGTCGACGCCATCCGTGCGCAGATTGGCGAGACGGTCGTCGGTGTGCAGCCTGAGGTCGATCTCCGGATGCCGTTCGTGGAAGCGCGGCAGGCGCACCATCAGCCACTGCGCGGCGAAGGAGGCGAGCACGCTGACCGTCAGCGGTCCCTGGCCAAGCCCGGCGCGCAGGCCGTCGGCGGCGGTGCCGATGCTGGTCAGGGCCTCGCGCACCACGTTGGCGAACTGGCGGCCCTCCTCGGTCAGCGCCAGCCTGCGGGTCTGGCGCAGGAACAGTGCGAAGCCCAGCTGCTGCTCCAGCTGCTTGATCTGCTGGCTGATCGCGCCCTGGGTCAGGTTCAGCTCGGTCGCCGCGCGGGTGAAGCTGAGGTGTCGCGCGGCGGCCTCGAACGCACGCAACGGCGCAAGCGGCGGCAGCTGCATGGCTTCTCCGAGCATTAGAATTGCTAATGAATTCGCCGAGAAATGATGGTTTGTCAAGCGACCCTTTCGGCCCGATGTTCGGTCTATCGCAACCGCGCGAAAGGCGCAGAAACCCGGGCCGATCACGGATCGGTGGCGGCCGGTCCCGACGGGACGGACCGTCGGCGGGTAGGGAAGGTTTGTCATGTCCGAGCAATGCATCGAGCGTCCCATCGCATTCGACGGCGGTCGGCGCAGCCACGCACCGCGGACGGCCCCGTGGCTGGTCGCACTGCTTGACTGGATCGAGCGCCGGCTGGAGCGTCACCGCCAGCGCCAGGAATTGCAGGGCCTGGATTCGCGCATGCTGCGCGACATCGGTCTCAGCCAGGCGGACTTGCGCCGCGAGTTGAACAAGCCGTTCTGGCGCGCTTAGGCGAGGAGCTTCCGCGGCATGCTGCAGGTCTACGGCGACCGGTTCTCCGGCAACTGCTACAAGGTCCAGCTGATCCTGGACCTGACCGGCCGGCCCTATCGCTGGGTCGACATCGACATCATGAAGGGGCAGAGCAGGACGCCGGAATTCCTGGCGCTCAGCCCGGTCGGCCGGATCCCGATCGTCGTGCTGGACGACGGCGCGGTGCTGTCGGAATCAAACGCGATCCTGCTCTACTTCGCGGAGGGCTCGCCCTATCTGCCGGAGGACCGGCTGGAGCGCGCCCGCGTGTACCAGTGGCTGTTCTTCGAGCAGTACAACCACGAGCCCAACATCGCGACGCTGCGGTTCTGGACCAAGCTGGCGGGCTTCGACGAAGCCCGCCGCGCGGCGGAGCCCGCCAAGCGCAAGGCGGGGCTGGAGGCGCTCGGCGTGATGGAGCAGCGGCTGGCCGCGCATCCGTTCCTGGTCGGCGACCGGTTCACGGTCGCCGACATCGCGCTGTTCGCCTACACCCACGTCGCCGCTGACGGCGGCTTCGACCTGCGGGCTTTCCCGGCGGTGTCGGCGTGGCTCGACCGGGTCCGCGTCCAGCCCGGCTTCGCTCCGATGGTGGCGGGCTAGGCGGCCTGCGGCATCGGCGGCACGGTGGCTGCCGCGCTGGCGCGCGCCGACGCCACCCGATAGCAGGCGGAGACCCTGGGCGCGCCGGACAGCAGCGCCTCGCCGCCGGGCATCCGCTCGACCCAGAACAGGATCGGCAGGGCGTACATGTCGGCCGCGGT from the Alphaproteobacteria bacterium genome contains:
- a CDS encoding glutathione S-transferase family protein; translation: MLQVYGDRFSGNCYKVQLILDLTGRPYRWVDIDIMKGQSRTPEFLALSPVGRIPIVVLDDGAVLSESNAILLYFAEGSPYLPEDRLERARVYQWLFFEQYNHEPNIATLRFWTKLAGFDEARRAAEPAKRKAGLEALGVMEQRLAAHPFLVGDRFTVADIALFAYTHVAADGGFDLRAFPAVSAWLDRVRVQPGFAPMVAG
- the gcvA gene encoding transcriptional regulator GcvA, translated to MQLPPLAPLRAFEAAARHLSFTRAATELNLTQGAISQQIKQLEQQLGFALFLRQTRRLALTEEGRQFANVVREALTSIGTAADGLRAGLGQGPLTVSVLASFAAQWLMVRLPRFHERHPEIDLRLHTDDRLANLRTDGVDLAVRFGWGNYPGLETRLLLRERLFPVCSPQLMAGPRAIRAIGDLAQAILLHDDDWRHDETSNGWPYFLKRFGVRRADPTTGPGYNQGALMVQAAIHGQGVALARSTLAAIELETGRLVRPLSVSIECPMSVYTVTLPERAALPKIVAFRDWIAAEADAFSRNDPTMR
- a CDS encoding DUF1127 domain-containing protein, translated to MSEQCIERPIAFDGGRRSHAPRTAPWLVALLDWIERRLERHRQRQELQGLDSRMLRDIGLSQADLRRELNKPFWRA